One Ostrinia nubilalis chromosome 4, ilOstNubi1.1, whole genome shotgun sequence DNA window includes the following coding sequences:
- the LOC135088445 gene encoding uncharacterized protein LOC135088445 translates to MAQHYFGFVVLALFFLAGVSARPSNEATTPLADGSEATEFDDPNDKQERSLTYEVNPEDHSNLEDIVQKIKSVNEGLKTTTRRPPINYNTQPQTGGGYVIDKDILEKLQQIIATGKFNPSTQKYQESNYLSEDLGAPRYSRHLPFGLAPTTPNGINTEQQVHMAPVPYVTNMPVLVMPLGNSMNNNDFQSNMIDSSMAYQTRAGLPFPFQWPLAQFFPVLIKDPLLNFMGGGGWNNLIQYGQSADVCNRKQKAIEGSEEDTEEISNDDIKPENDGDFIDFALNARQGRALKKRTISEKTLDNNIENIKKIKKIFSVKPTTPKPVKQVYVEEQDTKTANHDDGDLRFPFFGDWTLFGNRKPIAPSPGFFINKLKVRRGGVAIAGPGGVATAGRGGTAIVGPGGLAYTQPGGLAVAGPSARVIALSQEHDLSSIVARLQEQSAATDGSYPGEYRREGSGFSRRSDEYQYNGGGFVKGPWRPDSFFLFLKPTANAINSPRGVAIANPVSNVIIGRNELGTVGHSPVASAVVGPGGIAHAQSDLYVGSVQYLPFYGGAKGQYLEVKKDSLGTVTSEKIVSEDQISSDNILKHSDENLLSKVLAANLISLKTTSTNLLKLQTLGRKTGSLKNTEKTRFRNQLAAVGEAASNIIKLIEEIGDDVDMLFKTNVTQRKYDENDDYIEEEGVGIEAPTDNDETAEIPLGGTIIAEAKPVGLAVIGENGLAASRPVATAVASSGVALARPVATAVAGVDPAALGINFQINHFGKSPSKLHN, encoded by the exons ATGGCGCAACATTACTTTGGATTCGTG GTCCTGGCGCTGTTTTTCCTGGCTGGAGTTTCTGCACGACCTTCCAATGA GGCAACGACACCTTTAGCTGACGGATCAGAGGCAACTGAGTTCGATGACCCGAATGATAAGCAAGAACGGTCATTAACATACGAAGTTAATCCTGAAGACCATAGCAATTTAGAAGATattgtacagaaaataaaatcagtCAATGAAGGATTAAAAACGACAACTAGAAGACCTCCTATCAATTATAATACTCAGCCCCAAACGGGAGGGGGCTACGTTATTGACAAAGACATCTTAGAGAAGCTTCAGCAAATTATTGCTACAGGCAAATTTAACCCTTCAACACAGAAATATCAGGAAAGCAACTATTTGAGCGAAGACTTAGGAGCCCCTAGATATTCAAGACACTTGCCATTTGGACTAGCACCTACCACGCCTAATGGAATAAATACTGAGCAACAAGTCCACATGGCTCCTGTCCCTTATGTCACAAATATGCCAGTTCTTGTTATGCCTTTGGGAAACAGTATGAACAATAACGATTTCCAATCAAATATGATTGATAGTTCTATGGCATACCAAACACGCGCGGGTCTACCTTTCCCATTTCAATGGCCTTTAGCACAATTTTTCCCTGTTTTAATTAAAGATCCCTTACTGAACTTCATGGGAGGTGGTGGCTGGAATAACCTTATTCAATATGGACAGAGTGCTGACGTATGTAATAGAAAACAAAAGGCAATTGAAGGTTCTGAAGAAGATACGGAGGAAATCagtaatgatgatatcaaaccGGAAAATGATGGTGACTTCATTGATTTTGCATTAAATGCTAGGCAAGGTAGAGCTTTGAAAAAACGAACCATTTCAGAAAAGACTTTGGACAACAATATTGAAAACATAAAAAAGATCAAAAAAATATTCTCTGTAAAACCGACGACACCAAAACCAGTAAAGCAAGTCTACGTAGAAGAGCAAGACACTAAAACAGCTAATCACGACGATGGAGACTTGCGGTTTCCTTTTTTCGGAGATTGGACTCTCTTTGGAAATAGAAAGCCTATTGCACCCAGCCCAGGCTTCTTTATTAACAAACTGAAGGTCCGTAGAGGAGGTGTCGCTATCGCTGGACCTGGTGGAGTGGCTACTGCGGGTAGAGGTGGAACTGCTATCGTTGGTCCTGGAGGCCTCGCCTACACTCAACCTGGAGGTTTAGCAGTGGCTGGCCCATCGGCACGAGTCATCGCTCTCTCACAAGAACACGACCTCTCATCAATCGTCGCGCGTCTTCAAGAACAATCAGCAGCGACTGATGGTTCT TACCCAGGAGAGTACAGGAGAGAGGGATCTGGATTCAGCCGGAGGTCTGACGAGTACCAGTACAACGGAGGGGGCTTTGTAAAGGGGCCATGGAGACCGGACtccttctttttatttttgaagcCGACGGCGAATGCTATCAATAGCCCCCGAGGAGTTGCCATAGCTAACCCTGTGTCTAATGTCATCATCGGTCGCAACGAGTTGGGGACCGTTGGTCATTCCCCTGTAGCATCTGCCGTGGTGGGGCCCGGAGGCATTGCCCACGCTCAATCGGACCTTTATGT CGGATCAGTTCAATACCTTCCCTTCTACGGAGGAGCAAAGGGCCAGTACCTAGAAGTAAAGAAAGACAGCTTAGGAACTGTAACAAGCGAAAAGATTGTCTCTGAAGACCAAATAAGCAGTGACAATATACTGAAACACAGCGATGAAAACCTGCTATCGAAAGTACTGGCAGCTAATTTGATAAGCCTAAAAACTACTTCAACAAATCTACTGAAGTTACAAACTCTGGGAAGAAAGACAGGCTCTCTAAAGAACACAGAAAAAACGAGGTTTAGGAATCAGCTAGCAGCGGTTGGAGAAGCAGCCTCGAACATTATCAAGTTGATAGAAGAAATAGGAGATGACGTAGACATGCTGTTCAAAACCAACGTCACACAGAGAAAGTATGACGAAAACGATGACTAC ATCGAAGAAGAGGGAGTAGGAATCGAAGCACCTACAGACAATGACGAAACCGCAGAAATACCACTGGGTGGCACCATCATTGCTGAAGCAAAACCAGTCG GTCTAGCAGTGATCGGTGAAAACGGTCTCGCAGCTTCCCGGCCCGTGGCCACAGCAGTGGCCTCCTCTGGAGTGGCTCTGGCCAGGCCCGTAGCCACCGCGGTCGCTGGAGTGGACCCTGCAGCTCTCGGCATCAACTTCCAAATTAACCACTTTGGGAAAAGTCCCTCGAAATTGCACAATTGA